CGCTATAGGAGCTGAACATGCTGGTGAAAAAGGCGATCGCCCGTTTGCAACCATCATCACGCATTTGACGAAGCGTTTCATCAAAATAAGGGGTCCAATTGCGATTGCCCCAATAGACCGGCAATTCGATCCCGTTGGCTGCAAAATCTTGCTTGATCGCCGAGAGCAATTGGCGGTTTTGCTCGTTGATGGGGCTGACGCCGCCAAAATGTTGGTAGTGCTCGACGACTTCCATCATCCGCTCGCGTGGCACGTTTTTGCCCCGCAAAACGTTCTCTAAAAACGGAATGACGTCCTCAGGCCCTTCGGGACCACCGAAGGAAACGAGTAGGAACGAGTCGTAAGGAGTCGAAGTCTCAGACATGGATGGGTCAGCTTGGATGGGTCAGTGAATTTTCATCGTCTTGCGTGCGGCATCAATGACGATCGATCGCCCTGAACTTATGGGATGCGATCGAGTGTGTCGATAACGCAGGAAACCGTGTGTCGATAACACCGTAAAACCGAGACGCAGTAAAACCGAGACACCGTAGCAACCGGGCAAGACAACCACCGGGCAAGACCGCTGGCGGGGCAAGACATCAATGGAGTCAACGCGGCTTGGAAAACCACATCAGCGCCGAGCCTTCACGCTCAATGCTTGTGTTGGTGAATGATGGTGCGTCCCGCCGCGGTCGCCCATGTTTTCTCGCCCGCGATCAACGCGCGAATCGTCAACGGGCCACTGATCCCGAGGGGCAACACAAAAACGCTTTTATTGACTTGGTTTGCGGTGACCTGCTGAGTGACCGAGGCGATCGATGTTTCATTCGGGTCGTCATCGTCATGGAGCGATGATCCCAATGACGTCGCTGCGACCGGGGGCGAACCGAGCGGCCGATCCAACGTCATCGTGATTTCACCATCAATCGAACTGGTCGATTCGATCGTGATCGTTTCTCCAGCATGGTAGCCGGGCGCCACCTTCAAATCGATCGTTTGCGGCGGATGCAATCGCAGGGTAGGATCGCCCAGTAGATTATAGAGCCGGGTGTGTTCGCGACGCTCCTCGACCAAGTTGGTGCCTGCGGGGCTAATCATCGCAGCGAGTGAGTCGACCATCATGCGCGGGGTCGATCGGTCGGTCACCGCATCTCGCTGCATCTCCACGAGTGTACTCAGCCATGCGTCGCCGAGTCGTGTTTCCTTTTTGTGATACACCCCATCGATCAACCCGATCGCTGCGGTTGCATTGCCGTAAGGCATGGTCACGCGTGATCCGGCAATGACGGCCACCGGACCTCCGTCGGCCAACAACATCCGCTCGGCAAAACAAGACTCCGGTGCATCGATCGCTCCCGTGTAACATGCCAACAACAAAGCGATCGGCGACCCCGCGTGGGCGCAATTCAGTTGCCCCACGCTATCACGATCCAAGACTGGACGCCCTTCGGCACTGGCTGGCACTCGGTCCAACTGCGTGACTTGGCCATGGCCGGCGTAAACCCAAAACCGCGAGCCACGATTGTAATTTTCGATGACCGCTTCGGTGAACGATTTTGATTTTGGAAAGAAGCGATGGTTGGGACTCGCGTACGCCACCGTGGTACGAGTTTCCGCCGGCAAGACTCCCGTCACGATCGTTCGTGTCACCGTTTCAATCGCCGTATCGACCATGCCACCAAAGCCTCCGATGCCACCGACCAATTGGAGATCGCCTCGCCACAAGCCGAAATCGGAATTCTGCTCATAGCGAATGATACGATCGATCAGATTCTTCAATTCGGTTTTGTGATTGACGGGGAACCGTCCGACGACGGCATTGGGAATTCCATCCTGGTCAAAGTCGCCATAGGGCATGTCGCTCGAGAGCGTAGGGGTCGAACCATACTTCGCCGTCACGGTCGTGGGACTGTACGTGGTCGGGATTTCACGTGTTGGGTCACAGGTCGTGCCAATCGCGGGCGAGCCGCCGACCAGGACGACATAGCGAGTTTGGGGAGCCGCCGATCGTTGGATCGATTTCAACAACGAGCGGGCGTCGGGGTGGTTCTCAATCACCGCAACGGTCAAGCCGTCTTGTTCGCGATGGTCCACCCATGCTTGGAAACCATCACGATATTCACTTGGACAAACCGCCACGATATCGATGGCAACCGCAGCCTCGGTCCCGATCAACGCGGGCCCCACCCCGGCAAGCAAAACGGCAAGCGAGAAAAAGAAATTTCGACAGATCATACCGGTCATTCAATAAAGGGATCGAAATCAGCTAAGCTGCGTCTCTGGTCGTACCCGGTCTCTGGTCGCACCCGATATTGGGTCGCGCGGCTGCATTTTGCTTGGCGCGGCTACTTTTTGTGTGGCACGGCTCCATTGTAGGGTGCACCGCCTTACTGTATCTCAACGAATCCCCGTTTTTGACGCTAGATCAATGTCAGCTGCCTTATCGACGACGCGCCCCCGGATTGCCATCACGGTCGGCGATATTGCGGGAATTGGCCCCGAATTAGCCCTCAAATGTGCCGCATCGGCGGAGATCAACGCGATTTGCACCCCCATTCTGTACGGGCCCGAAGCGGTTTTAAAGCCCTTGGCAACGCGTTTCGATTTGCCCGTCCCACCGCTCGTGGATGTTCCGTTGGCCCACCCCGCATTGATTCAACCAGGCCATTTTAGTGCCGACACCGGCCGCGCCTCCTACGACGCCGTCTGCCAAGCCATCGACGCCACACGAGCACAGCAAACCGCGGCCATCGTGACCGGGCCCATCCAGAAGGAAGCCTGGCATGCCGCCGGAATCCAATTCCCCGGACACACCGAACTGCTTGCTTCGCAAACCGGCACTTCCGATTTTTCGATGATGTTGACGAGCGAGTCGATTTCATGTGTGCTGGCGACCATCCACGTGCCGCTCGCCGATGTTCCCCGACTGCTCTCGACCGACAATATTCTACGAGCGATCCGCTTGGGGGCCGATGCACTCAAGCGGCGGTTAAAGCGGACACCTCGCATCGCCGTGTGTGGTTTGAACCCACATGCGGGCGAAAACGGGATGTTTAGTCATGGCGAAGAATCCCAAACGATTCAACCGGCGATTGACCAAGCTCGTTTGGAAGGACACGACGTCATCGGTCCTTTGCCCCCCGACACCGCGTTCACGCCCGCGATGCGAAACAAGGTCGACGTCTACGTTTGTATGTATCACGATCAAGGCTTGATTCCGCTCAAAGCACTCGCGTTCGACGACGCCGTCAATGTCACCCTCGGATTGCCGATCGTGCGCACCAGCGTCGATCACGGCACGGCAATGGATTTGGCATGGCAGGGTATCGCCCACCACACCAGCATGATGTCCGCGATCCAAATGGCCGTCGATCTTTCGAGCCATTAAAGCCGTTTTCATTTTGATGTCGCTACCGTCGCGTTCGCGGTGGACCGCGTTCTGGCGAACGCAGCTACAGCTTGAATCCCACGTCATTTTTCAAATTGCTCTAAACCGCCCCATTGCGGATGAAACAGAACGTATCTCAAAAAGAACGTATCTCCAAAAGACGTTACCATTCCTGTCGCAATCCAATTTAGAATCAGCTCATTTTGCTAGGACGGCTCCGCACCGCAGTCCGCCCCCCCTTACTCGCATTTGTGAATGCAAAAATTAAAGGATACCGTTTCCGTGGAACGCGAAACCAAGTTGCCAATCGAGGAAGCCTCCGCCCCGGATCATCCGATCCCCAGCGGTGGATGGCGTTGGTTCGCGGTGTGGGAAGTGATGCTAGTCGTTGCGTTGTTCTTTATCTACGCAGGCGATGCTCCACCGATGGTCAATGAAGCCCACTATTTGGTGAAGGCCAAAAACGTTTGGCAACCGGATTGGTGTGCAAACGATTTATTCACCGCATCGGGCAAGGCCCACACGACGTTTTATTATGTGTTCGGTTGGCCCACGCTCTTCGTTTCGCTCCAGACCACCGCCTGGCTCGGTCGATTCGTCGGCTGGACCTTGATCGCGTTCGGGCTGTATCGCTTGACCACGTCGCTGATCGCAACACGGTTTGCCACGCTCGGTGTCGCGGTCGCCTGGATCGCCTCGATCGAGTATGGGAACTTAGCTGGCGAATGGATCATCGGGGGAATCGAAGCGAAAGTGCCGGCCTACGGCTTCGTTTTGCTCGCACTGGCTGAACTCGTCCACCGCCGCTTCAACCGAGTTTGGATTTTACTGGGGATCGCCTCGGCATTTCACGTTTTGACGGGCGGTTGGGCGGTGGTCGCCGCCGCCGTGACATGGTTGCTCTGCGAACGCCACCAACACGATCGAAAACCGTTTTTCACCCCCGCTTTGTTTGCCGGAGGCGCGATCGCATTGCTGGGCGTGGTCCCCGCGTTGTGGTTGACGATGGGAGGAACCCCCGAGGAATCGGTGCGTGCAGCACGGATCTACACCTATTTCCGCTTGCCGCACCATTTGTTGCCCGCGAATTTCCCATTCCATTGGTATCTCCGACACGGTGTGCTGCTGGCCACCGCGCTGCTGCTAGCCTGGATCACGCGACATCAGGGGCACCGCGAGCGATGGAACCGGGTTGGCGCGTTTACGACCGGTGCGATTGCCATCGCCTTCATCGGATTGATGCTCGGATTGCTCAAAGACTACGCGCCCGATCTGGCTGCGAAGCTGTTGCGATACTATTGGTTCCGACTCTCCGATGCAGTGGTCGCCTTGTGGTTTTCACTGCTGGCGATGCGTTGTTTGTGCCAACCGAAACCGGTCCCTCTATGGCGGACCCCAGGTTTGTGGGCGATCACCGTTTGCGCGGTGCTGGTTTCTTATAGCAGTTGGAAGCGAATCCAATTGGCCGTTCCCCCTTCGACCAGTAA
This sequence is a window from Novipirellula galeiformis. Protein-coding genes within it:
- a CDS encoding C25 family cysteine peptidase; translated protein: MICRNFFFSLAVLLAGVGPALIGTEAAVAIDIVAVCPSEYRDGFQAWVDHREQDGLTVAVIENHPDARSLLKSIQRSAAPQTRYVVLVGGSPAIGTTCDPTREIPTTYSPTTVTAKYGSTPTLSSDMPYGDFDQDGIPNAVVGRFPVNHKTELKNLIDRIIRYEQNSDFGLWRGDLQLVGGIGGFGGMVDTAIETVTRTIVTGVLPAETRTTVAYASPNHRFFPKSKSFTEAVIENYNRGSRFWVYAGHGQVTQLDRVPASAEGRPVLDRDSVGQLNCAHAGSPIALLLACYTGAIDAPESCFAERMLLADGGPVAVIAGSRVTMPYGNATAAIGLIDGVYHKKETRLGDAWLSTLVEMQRDAVTDRSTPRMMVDSLAAMISPAGTNLVEERREHTRLYNLLGDPTLRLHPPQTIDLKVAPGYHAGETITIESTSSIDGEITMTLDRPLGSPPVAATSLGSSLHDDDDPNETSIASVTQQVTANQVNKSVFVLPLGISGPLTIRALIAGEKTWATAAGRTIIHQHKH
- the pdxA gene encoding 4-hydroxythreonine-4-phosphate dehydrogenase PdxA — protein: MSAALSTTRPRIAITVGDIAGIGPELALKCAASAEINAICTPILYGPEAVLKPLATRFDLPVPPLVDVPLAHPALIQPGHFSADTGRASYDAVCQAIDATRAQQTAAIVTGPIQKEAWHAAGIQFPGHTELLASQTGTSDFSMMLTSESISCVLATIHVPLADVPRLLSTDNILRAIRLGADALKRRLKRTPRIAVCGLNPHAGENGMFSHGEESQTIQPAIDQARLEGHDVIGPLPPDTAFTPAMRNKVDVYVCMYHDQGLIPLKALAFDDAVNVTLGLPIVRTSVDHGTAMDLAWQGIAHHTSMMSAIQMAVDLSSH
- a CDS encoding DUF6798 domain-containing protein, with product MQKLKDTVSVERETKLPIEEASAPDHPIPSGGWRWFAVWEVMLVVALFFIYAGDAPPMVNEAHYLVKAKNVWQPDWCANDLFTASGKAHTTFYYVFGWPTLFVSLQTTAWLGRFVGWTLIAFGLYRLTTSLIATRFATLGVAVAWIASIEYGNLAGEWIIGGIEAKVPAYGFVLLALAELVHRRFNRVWILLGIASAFHVLTGGWAVVAAAVTWLLCERHQHDRKPFFTPALFAGGAIALLGVVPALWLTMGGTPEESVRAARIYTYFRLPHHLLPANFPFHWYLRHGVLLATALLLAWITRHQGHRERWNRVGAFTTGAIAIAFIGLMLGLLKDYAPDLAAKLLRYYWFRLSDAVVALWFSLLAMRCLCQPKPVPLWRTPGLWAITVCAVLVSYSSWKRIQLAVPPSTSNAVLGWDVDADPAVQQQVFNDWQNVCHWIRLTTASDAIFLTPRHQQSFKWYAERAEVVNWKDVPQDSKSLHEWYARFREIYPIRLSTIRVTIHYPSLLKYREKYGVNYIVVDRRITGEHLPMVRVYPLSEDENETYAVYELPYALAR